The Streptococcus mitis genomic sequence ACAGACAGCTGAAATCCCAGCAGATAAGTCTCAAACAGGAGGTTTTGTTGATTTAGATCAGGAAATTGAAGAACTTATGCTTACGACTACAGATAAGTGGTTGGCAGGTCAAGATGTTCCAGAGGATGCTATCTTGGCAAATTTTGTCAAATACCACCGCCTAGTTCGTGATTTTGACAAGAGAGAAGCTGACGGTATCACACCTGTTTTATCTCTTCTTAAAGAATTCCAAGAATTAGAGACTTTTGCAGATTTCACTGCTAAATTAGCAGAGTTTGAACTTGCTGGCAAACCAAACTTCCTTCCTTTTGGTGTATCACCAGACTTCATGGATGCCAGAATCAATGTTCTATGGGCCAGTGCTCCAAGCACTATCTTGCCAGATACAACCTACTATGCAGAAGACCATCCTCAACGCGAAGAGCTCTTGACTCTTTGGAAAGAAAGCAGTGCAAATCTTCTCAAGGCTTATGATTTCTCTGATGAAGAAATTGAAGATTTGTTAGAGAAGAGATTAGAACTAGACCGCCGAGTTGCGGCAGTGGTGCTTTCTAATGAAGAAAGTTCAGAATATGCTAAACTCTACCATCCATATGCTTACGAAGATTTCAAGAAATTTGCGCCTGCCCTACCTTTGGATGACTTCTTCCAAGTCGTTCTTGGACAAGTACCAGACAAGGTTATCGTAGACGAGGAACGTTTCTGGCAAGCAGCAGACCAATTCTATAGTGAAGAAGCATGGCCTATCCTCAAGGCAACCTTAATTTTAAGTGTTGTGAATCTCTCAACCAGCTATTTAACAGAAGAAATTCGTGTCTTGTCAGGTGCCTATAGCCGTGCGCTTTCAGGAGTTCCAGAAGCCAAAGACAAGGTCAAGGCAGCCTACCAGCTGGCACAAGGTCCTTTCAAGCAAGCTTTAGGCCTATGGTATGCCCACGAAAAATTCTCTCCAGAAGCTAAAGCAGATGTGGAGAAAAAAGTAGCGACTATGATTGATGTTTATAAGGAACGCTTGGCTAAGAATGACTGGCTGACTCCTGAAACTCGTGACAAGGCCATCGTTAAACTCAATGTTATCAAGCCTTATATCGGTTACCCAGAAGAATTGCCAGAACGCTACAAGGACAAGGTAGTGGATGAGACTGCTAGTCTTTTTGACAATGCTCTAGCCTTTGCGCGTGTGGAAATCAAACACAGTTGGAGCAAGTGGAATCAGCCTGTAGACTACAAGGAATGGGGCATGCCTGCTCATATGGTCAATGCCTACTACAATCCACAGAAGAACCTGATCGTCTTCCCAGCGGCTATTTTACAGGCTCCTTTCTATGACTTGCATCAGTCATCTTCTGCTAACTACGGTGGTATTGGGGCGGTTATTGCCCATGAAATTTCCCACGCCTTTGATACCAACGGAGCATCCTTTGATGAAAATGGTAGTCTCAAAGATTGGTGGACAGAGAGTGACTATGCTGCCTTCAAGGAGAAAACACAAAAAGTCATTGACCAATTTGATGGACAGGATTCTTATGGAGCAACCATTAACGGTAAATTGACTGTGTCAGAAAACGTGGCTGACTTGGGAGGAATCGCTGCAGCGCTTGAAGCAGCGAAGAGAGAACCAGACTTCTCAGCAGAAGAATTCTTCTACAACTTCGGTCGCATTTGGCGCATGAAAGGTCGTCCAGAATTTATGAAACTTTTGGCTAGTGTCGATGTGCACGCACCAGCCAAACTCCGTGTCAATGTACAAGTACCAAACTTCGATGATTTCTTTACAACCTATGATGTCAAAGAAGGAGACGGTATGTGGCGTTCGCCAGAAGACCGCGTGATTATTTGGTAATGAATTCAATCTAATACTAAAATCCGTAAATCTGCATGGGATGGGTTAAAGAGGTTAACATGAAGAAATTTTTAATGATGCTTTCAGCTATTCTTACTGTTTTTGTTTTAGCATCTTGTGGTGCAAATAAAAAAGATGAAAAAATAGAACCTTCGGCAACACAATCATCTTCTACCAAAGAGGAACTGAAGGAAAGCTCTACGAAGTCAGAGAGCCAAACTAGTACAAGTTCTTCAATGGCAACGCCGTCAACAACAATGGAAACGAAAAGCGAAACAGGAAAAGATTTGTACAAGGAAGTAATAGAGCGGTACAATCACTATCAGGCACTTTTAAGTAGTGGTGACCGAGAATCCTTGTATGAAAAGTTGAAACAGAATAAGATTTTTTCTGAAGAGTATGGCTATATCTTTACACTAAGCACCTACGATAAACCAGCTAGTCTTCATTATGTGTTTGCTGATTTAAATAATGATGGTCAGGATGA encodes the following:
- the pepO gene encoding endopeptidase PepO, producing MTRYQDDFYDAINGEWQQTAEIPADKSQTGGFVDLDQEIEELMLTTTDKWLAGQDVPEDAILANFVKYHRLVRDFDKREADGITPVLSLLKEFQELETFADFTAKLAEFELAGKPNFLPFGVSPDFMDARINVLWASAPSTILPDTTYYAEDHPQREELLTLWKESSANLLKAYDFSDEEIEDLLEKRLELDRRVAAVVLSNEESSEYAKLYHPYAYEDFKKFAPALPLDDFFQVVLGQVPDKVIVDEERFWQAADQFYSEEAWPILKATLILSVVNLSTSYLTEEIRVLSGAYSRALSGVPEAKDKVKAAYQLAQGPFKQALGLWYAHEKFSPEAKADVEKKVATMIDVYKERLAKNDWLTPETRDKAIVKLNVIKPYIGYPEELPERYKDKVVDETASLFDNALAFARVEIKHSWSKWNQPVDYKEWGMPAHMVNAYYNPQKNLIVFPAAILQAPFYDLHQSSSANYGGIGAVIAHEISHAFDTNGASFDENGSLKDWWTESDYAAFKEKTQKVIDQFDGQDSYGATINGKLTVSENVADLGGIAAALEAAKREPDFSAEEFFYNFGRIWRMKGRPEFMKLLASVDVHAPAKLRVNVQVPNFDDFFTTYDVKEGDGMWRSPEDRVIIW
- a CDS encoding LptM family lipoprotein, whose product is MKKFLMMLSAILTVFVLASCGANKKDEKIEPSATQSSSTKEELKESSTKSESQTSTSSSMATPSTTMETKSETGKDLYKEVIERYNHYQALLSSGDRESLYEKLKQNKIFSEEYGYIFTLSTYDKPASLHYVFADLNNDGQDELIIGDKKYIGAIYYLENKQPKLLHTAYVASAGGFRSSLVIYENGQVRYADWQSTRPEMNLSLYAFDKDGVQKIKEGIFQIGSDQKPEQILEISSNALDLAKFDWKEFEPVN